Below is a genomic region from bacterium.
GGCTTTCAGCCTGATAGAAATGATAATAGCGCTGGTGGTGTTTTCCATCGTGGTGGGCACGATCATCAGTTTTATGGTCAATTTCAACCGCTCGGTGCAGAAACAGCAGACCAATATCATGCTGGGCCGGGAATCAGAAGCCGTATTTAAGCGCCTGGATACCCAGCTGTCGTCGGCCTTTGGTTGGATCAACGGCACGCCAACCAGTTTTACCTTTATCCTGCAGAACGGGGATTCCGTGATGGTAGTCTGGGACCGGGCCGACAGCATGCTGTATCTGGGCGATGCCCGGCAATTCCCGGCCGGAGTAAAAGTGACCGAGTGTCAGTTCCTTTACATGCCCAAGAAGATGGAAGCCATGTCCATGGCTCCGGAGTTGTGGTTGAAGGAGGTTGACCTGGATGATAATCAGGTCATAGAAGGAACTGAGTTATACAATGTGGCTTTGTTGCAGGTTAAGATCAAGTTA
It encodes:
- a CDS encoding type II secretion system protein, with the protein product MQTLFTKRHSYETSPNRSSIRAFSLIEMIIALVVFSIVVGTIISFMVNFNRSVQKQQTNIMLGRESEAVFKRLDTQLSSAFGWINGTPTSFTFILQNGDSVMVVWDRADSMLYLGDARQFPAGVKVTECQFLYMPKKMEAMSMAPELWLKEVDLDDNQVIEGTELYNVALLQVKIKLAKNTSLYEGSKNFRLPPVVAEVKVLE